A genome region from Panicum virgatum strain AP13 chromosome 4K, P.virgatum_v5, whole genome shotgun sequence includes the following:
- the LOC120704826 gene encoding kinesin-like protein KIN-14M, with translation MSAAAESAGSGEERRRRSEAVAWLRALLAGEGLPLPAPRASDDDLQAALADGALLAAALRRLLGPAAAASGPDEGAAAGGSDVARFLAAVERMGLPTFAASDLDTGPMSTVIVCLLALRDRFGSHVGEGSHCSLEENGRMPSMEFPTRENGHGTRNSGFGQESKQVKGNLQKVSKSPASSEPSSPMSRPELSSISRHAGHNFHEIFHLRQGVYSDMPTYKILEMMKSTNLDNAPTQSLLSFVNGILDEIIENKNGEIPYHIACLLRKVILEIERRISTQAEHIRNQNNLMRAREEKYKSRIRVLEALASGISEQTQINSSATIGKANVAADHVMKMDRSKAEDRRLVDKEMSSLMKDKDHVTRLTKDKEDMARLLKDKEEIIRLMKEKEEMVTLIKEKEDIGTLKAKVDDRDQSADVHVAKSITYSREIFRMMKEKEESNLTNMKLKHELEAVKLSYEESQSLLKSTKEDMRKLLKDKENCEIIISKLRQELAVAGKSHKRHIQELEGRALQANEEFKQRIKEVELMLEDSRMKGRDLEESLKSRIETWEQKEIVVNQFVRLQIQNVQDLRLSSVSIRHEIQNYQKRWSEELSGLGQSLNVLINDAKSYHAALEENRKLFNEIQELKGNIRVYCRIRPFLPGEDQKSTTIEYVGDDGDLIIANPTRKGNEGSKSFKFNKVLGPTASQDEVFKDIQPLIRSVLDGYNVCIFAYGQTGSGKTYTMTGPENAAEKEWGFNYRALNDLFHISHNRGDTIMYEISVQMIEIYNEQIRDLLGSSGPEKKLGILNASQPNGLAVPDATLHPVNSTSDVIQLMRTGLANRAMGSTALNERSSRSHSVVTIHIRGVNLKTGATLRGALHLVDLAGSERVDRSAVTGDRLKEAQHINKSLSALGDVIFSLSQKNAHVPYRNSKLTQVLQSSLGGHAKTLMFVQINPDVSSYSETLSTLKFAERVSGVELGAAKANKESKDIREFMEQLSLLKHKIAKKDEEINRLQLLKTQTPWARTVKRADSPLKHSSSSPGIYSLGSRIQHRRTASGGKAMSIGSRAGSDADNFSDISDRHSESGSVQSLDDIRPSRGVMGLPKISLGEMGQNSADPELACFGYADSEERLSDISDSGFSMGTETDVSGSSIVELTFFPDQEKTSSTLKEQEKAPKTSDRLSKVATRVQKIASKPAQTSLWPKLRDPPAPRSPPMSAGRTSSTKAIPMPRTSSTSKGWT, from the exons atgtccgccgccgccgagtcaG CGGGGAgcggggaggagcggcggcggcgatcggaGGCGGTCGCGTGGCTGCGGGCGCTGCTGGCGGGCGAGGGGCTGCcgctgcccgcgccgcgcgcgtccgacgacgacctccaggccgcgctcgccgacggggcgctcctcgccgcggcgctCCGCAGGCTgctcggccccgccgccgctgcttcgGGCCCCGacgagggggcggcggctgggggCAGCGATGTCGCGAggttcctcgccgccgtggagaggaTGGGCCTGCCCACCTTCGCCGCCTCAGACCTCGACACG GGCCCAATGTCAACTGTGATTGTCTGTCTGCTTGCGCTACGGGATCGGTTTGGCTCCCATGTTGGGGAAGGCTCGCACTGTAGCCTTGAAGAAAACGGTAGGATGCCAAGCATGGAGTTTCCCACAAGGGAGAATGGTCATGGTACACGGAACTCTGGGTTCGGACAAGAGAGCAAACAAGTGAAAGGGAACCTACAGAAGGTCTCCAAAAGTCCAGCTTCGTCAG AACCATCATCTCCGATGTCAAGGCCCGAACTATCTTCTATTTCAAGGCATGCTGGGCACAATTTTCATGAAATCTTCCATCTGAGACAAGGAGTTTATTCTGATATGCCTACTTATAaaattttggagatgatgaaatCCACCAACTTGGAT AACGCTCCTACCCAGTCACTTCTGAGTTTTGTGAACGGCATCCTTGATGAGATCATTGAGAATAAGAATGGAGAAATTCCTTAT CACATTGCTTGCTTGTTGAGAAAGGTAATACTGGAGATTGAACGGCGCATTTCTACTCAAGCAGAACACATAAGAAAT CAAAATAACCTTATGAGAGCACGTGAAGAGAAatataaatcaaggataagagTACTAGAGGCACTTGCAAGCGGCATAAGTGAACAAACACAAATAAACTCAAGTGCGACAATTGGAAAAGCAAAT GTTGCTGCAGATCATGTCATGAAG ATGGACAGAAGCAAAGCTGAAGATCGAAGATTAGTTGACAAAGAAATGTCAAGCTTGATGAAGGACAAGGATCATGTAACTAGATTGACAAAGGATAAGGAAGATATGGCTAGGCTGTTGAAAGATAAGGAAGAAATAATAAGACTGATGAAAGAGAAGGAAGAAATGGTTACGCTGATTAAGGAGAAGGAAGATATTGGTACCTTGAAGGCCAAGGTTGATGACAGGGATCAATCAGCAGATGTACATGTAGCTAAATCAATCACATATAGCAGAGAAATATTTAGGATGatgaaggagaaagaagaaagtAATCTTACAAATATGAAATTAAAACACGAATTAGAAGCTGTAAAATTATCGTATGAAGAGAGTCAGAGCTTGTTAAAATCTACAAAGGAAGACATGCGTAAGCTTCTAAAGGACAAGGAGAATTGTGAGATTATAATATCAAAACTCAGGCAAGAGCTTGCAGTAGCAGGAAAATCTCATAAGAGACATATTCAAGAACTGGAGGGTAGAGCTTTGCAGGCAAATGAAGAGTTCAAACAGAGAATTAAAGAAGTAGAGCTCATGCTCGAAGATTCTAGAATGAAAGGAAGAGATCTTGAGGAATCTTTAAAATCAAGAATCGAGACATGGGAGCAGAAGGAGATCGTGGTGAACCAATTTGTACGTCTGCAAATACAGAATGTCCAG GATTTGAGGTTGTCTTCTGTTTCCATTAGGCATGAAATCCAAAACTACCAGAAAAGATGGTCTGAAGAACTTAGTGGCCTTG GGCAAAGTCTTAACGTACTGATAAATGATGCTAAAAGTTATCATGCTGCTCTTgaagaaaatagaaaattgTTCAATGAGATTCAGGAGCTAAAAG GAAACATAAGAGTCTATTGCAGGATAAGACCTTTTCTTCCAGGGGAGGATCAGAAATCTACTACGATTGAATATGTTGGTGATGATGGTGATCTTATTATTGCAAATCCCACACGAAAAGGAAATGAAGGGAGCAAGTCGTTCAAATTCAACAAAGTCCTTGGCCCCACTGCTTCTCAAG ATGAGGTATTCAAGGACATTCAACCACTTATCAGATCGGTTCTTGATGGTTATAATGTTTGCATTTTTGCATATGGTCAAACTGGATCGGGAAAAACGTACACAATG ACGGGACCTGAAAATGCAGCTGAGAAGGAATGGGGTTTCAATTACAGAGCTTTGAATGACCTGTTCCATATTTCACATAATCGTGGGGATACAATCATGTATGAAATTAGTGTTCAAATGATTGAGATATACAATGAACAAATCCGTGATCTCCTTGGCAGCAGTGGTCCAGAGAAGAA ACTAGGGATTTTGAATGCCAGCCAACCTAATGGGCTTGCTGTTCCTGATGCAACATTGCATCCTGTTAACTCAACATCTGATGTTATTCAGTTAATGAGAACGGGACTTGCGAACAGAGCTATGGGTTCAACAGCATTGAATGAAAGAAGCAGCAGATCTCACAG TGTTGTTACCATACACATTCGAGGTGTAAATTTGAAAACTGGAGCTACTTTGCGTGGTGCACTACATCTCGTTGATCTAGCTGGGAGTGAGAGAGTGGACCGTTCTGCTGTTACAGGAGatagactcaaagaagcccagcatatCAACAAATCTTTGTCCGCTCTTGGGGATGTCATATTTTCTTTATCGCAGAAGAATGCCCATGTACCGTACCGGAACAGCAAACTTACACAAGTCCTTCAAAGTTCTTTGG GTGGCCACGCAAAAACCTTGATGTTTGTGCAGATCAACCCAGATGTCTCATCTTATTCAGAGACTCTAAGTACTTTAAAGTTTGCTGAAAGGGTTTCTGGAGTGGAACTAGGTGCCGCTAAGGCGAATAAAGAGAGCAAAGATATCAGAGAGTTTATGGAACAA CTTTCACTGCTCAAACATAAAATTGCAAAGAAAGATGAGGAAATAAACAGATTACAACTACTCAAGACACAAACTCCATGGGCCAGGACAGTAAAACGTGCTGATTCCCCATTGAAACATTCATCCTCCTCCCCGGGCATATATTCTTTAGGAAGCAGAATCCAACACCGAAGAACAGCATCTGGTGGAAAAGCAATGAGCATTGGCAGTAGGGCTGGCTCTGATGCTGATAACTTCTCTGACATCAGTGACAGGCACTCTGAATCTGGTTCTGTGCAGTCTCTTGATGATATCCGACCATCAAGGGGGGTTATGGGACTTCCTAAGATCTCTTTAGGTGAGATGGGTCAGAATTCTGCTGACCCTGAGCTTGCTTGCTTTGGCTATGCTGATTCAGAGGAGAGGTTAAGTGATATATCAGATAGCGGTTTTTCCATGGGTACAGAGACTGATGTTTCAGGAAGCAGTATAGTTGAGTTGACATTCTTCCCAGATCAGGAAAAAACATCTAGCACCCTGAAAGAGCAAGAGAAGGCACCAAAAACAAGTGATCGCCT GTCTAAGGTGGCCACACGAGTTCAAAAGATAGCATCGAAACCAGCTCAAACTTCATTATGGCCTAAACTTAGAGATCCTCCAGCTCCTAGATCTCCTCCAA TGTCAGCTGGGAGAACATCATCGACTAAGGCAATACCTATGCCAAGAACGTCGAGTACTTCAAAGGGGTGGACATAG
- the LOC120704827 gene encoding uncharacterized protein LOC120704827, with protein sequence MASAASWNRCGERSISMCAARPAPSIGAAKTAVSTASSPAIQQEKRHPTIGTAAPSVASAAASSSHSRSIVCHKCQGRGHVAAQCPSRRTMVVNELGEWESESEEEDAPCYDEEIENDENEIQPEEGDDKCFISRQVLSVTAAKEKNGQRHNLFHTRGMIKDKLCRIIVDNGSCNNIASQELIERLGLKQQRHPSPYKMQWLNECGALRVTNMVTVPFSIGRYNDQVEYDVVPMQACQLLLGRPWLYDHDVQICGRFNKVVLMYKGDQITLLPLSPEEILNDDLKRKQRESEKNYE encoded by the coding sequence ATGGCGTCGGCAGCAAGCTGGAACCGCTGTGGTGAGAGGTCGATCTCAATGTGCGCAGCTAGGCCTGCTCCATCTATTGGTGCTGCAAAGACGGCGGTTTCTACTGCGTCTTCACCTGCAATTCAGCAAGAAAAACGACATCCTACTATAGGTACAGCAGCCCCCTCTGTTGCATCAGCTGCTGCATCATCTTCACATAGCCGAAGCATTGTTTGTCACAAGTGTCAAGGTCGTGGGCATGTTGCTGCTCAATGTCCTAGTCGAAGGACCATGGTTGTGAATGAGCTTGGTGAATGGGAGTCtgaaagtgaagaagaagatgcaCCATGCTATGATGAGGAAATTGAAAATGATGAGAATGAGATCCAacccgaagaaggtgatgataaATGCTTCATTTCTCGGCAAGTGCTTAGTGTTACTGCTGCGAAGGAGAAAAATGGACAGCGGCATAATCTTTTCCATACTCGAGGCATGATCAAGGATAAATTATGCAGAATCATTGTTGATAATGGTAGCTGCAATAATATTGCAAGTCAAGAATTGATTGAGAGATTGGGATTAAAGCAGCAGCGCCATCCATCTCCATACAAAATGCAGTGGCTTAATGAGTGCGGTGCGCTGCGTGTGACCAATATGGTGACCGTTCCTTTCTCCATTGGAAGATACAATGATCAAGTCGAGTATGATGTGGTGCCAATGCAAGCTTGTCAATTGTTGTTGGGAAGACCTTGGTTGTATGATCATGATGTTCAGATTTGTGGTCGATTCAATAAAGTTGTTCTCATGTACAAAGGAGACCAAATCACTTTGCTTCCTTTGTCACCGGAGGAGATTTTGAATGATGATCTGAAAAGAAAACAGCGAGAGAGTGAGAAAAATTACGAGTGA
- the LOC120702155 gene encoding uncharacterized protein LOC120702155 — MAGSDSSVRDGHHGEQEPPVARAELHQLQNSLLEAMERMFNEHLPAAGGRGRHQEESGDENSGFGNGFHDRFGNDHGGRGGARRADFRDQRGAGHGRDRHVHFDDENSGFGNEFHDDFRGHGGGRRAGHNDRRAGGECRHGRRVHFDDEDEIHSESENGEYDDNDNPFADHGRFGQHRDHRRGVGHDGGHYRGRHNRDDPDSIARVKLSVPKFNGREDADAYLEWEEQCDQIFRVHNLSTQICVNLVSVEFSGYALTWWNQIQENKLVLGHDHINTWDEMKRVMRRRFVPSSYYRDLRNRLQTLRQGSKSVDDYFKEMELLLVRSVIREDEE, encoded by the coding sequence ATGGCAGGATCTGATTCGAGTGTTCGTGATGGTCATCATGGTGAGCAAGAACCTCCTGTTGCACGGGCTGAGCTACATCAACTACAAAACTCATTGTTGGAGGCTATGGAGAGGATGTTCAATGAACATCTTCCCGCGGCGGGTGGTCGAGGTCGACATCAAGAAGAATCTGGAGATGAAAATTCTGGTTTTGGTAATGGCTTTCATGACCGTTTCGGCAATGATCATGGTGGTCGTGGTGGTGCACGGCGTGCTGATTTTCGTGATCAGCGTGGAGCAGGACATGGACGTGATCGTCATGTGCATTTTGATGATGAAAATTCAGGTTTTGGGAATGAGTTTCATGATGATTTCAGAGGTCATGGTGGTGGTAGGCGTGCTGGTCACAATGATCGGCGTGCTGGAGGAGAATGCAGACATGGTCGTCGTGTTCActttgatgatgaagatgaaattCATAGTGAATCTGAAAATGGGGAATATGATGATAATGACAACCCTTTTGCTGACCATGGGCGTTTTGGACAACATCGTGATCACCGTCGAGGTGTTGGTCATGATGGAGGACATTATCGTGGTCGTCACAATAGGGATGATCCGGATAGCATTGCTCGAGTCAAGTTGAGTGTCCCTAAATTCAATGGTAGAGAAGATGCAGATGCATATCTTGAGTGGGAAGAGCAATGTGATCAGATTTTCAGAGTGCATAATCTCTCTACTCAGATATGTGTAAATCTTGTTTCCGTTGAGTTCTCTGGTTATGCTCTCACTTGGTGGAATCAAATTCAAGAAAATAAGCTTGTGTTGGGACATGATCATATCAACACATGGGATGAGATGAAAAGAGTGATGAGAAGACGATTTGTGCCATCAAGCTATTATCGTGACCTTCGCAATAGGTTACAAACATTGAGACAAGGATCAAAATCTGTTGATGATTATTTCAAGGAGATGGAGTTGCTTTTGGTGAGATCTGTAATTAGAGAAGACGAAGAATAA